The Maridesulfovibrio sp. genomic sequence AGAAAAAGACGGCTCCACCTTCTCTTCCCGCGCTCCTTCCAAACAGGAAATGGATGACATGCTCTTCGCATGGGCAGTTGAAGCAGGTGTGACCTCCAACTCTGTAATTTTTGCCAAAGACGGCGTGACCACAGCCATCGGCACCGGTGAACAGGATCGCGTCGGTTGCGTGGAGCTGGCCGTTACCAAGGCCCGTATCAAATACGCTGACGGACTCTGCTTTGAAAAATTCCAGATGTCCCTTTTCGAACTGAAGCTCAAAGCCCTCAATGATGAACAGGCGGCCAAGGATCTCGCCGAAATCGAGCAGGCAGCAGTTGAAGCCAAGGGCGGACTCAAAGGTTCCGTGCTGGTTTCAGACGGTTTCTTCCCCTTCCGCGACGGCGTGGATCTCTGCATGGCGCAGGGTATCACCGCCATCGCCCAGCCCGGCGGTTCCATCCGCGACCACGAAGTGATTCAGGCTACAAATGAAGCCTCACCTCAGGTCGCCATGGTATTTACCGGACAAAGATCTTTTAAACATTAAGAATGCCTCCGGCGGCTGGGGAAGGAAAACTTTTGAAAAAAATTTTCCTTCCCCAGCCCCCATCCTTTCAAAACTATTTATTATGCTTCGCAACGTTGTTTATTAAATCAACCTAATTTTAGGCGAAGCATGCCATTTCAATAATTAAACATTTATGTTAAGTATGCCCGGATGTCTTGTTTAGACGTTCGGGGTTTATTTTTTTTTAAGACTTAGCAAGTTTGAACATTACTCCCGCCAGATTGCGAGCAGGCGGGATGCGGGAAACGTTTACTGTAGCGGCAAACACAGCAGTTCCCGGAAGGATTTACATGTCCCTATTCAAAGAAGGACGTTACGTTGCGCCCGGAAATATTGTAGAATTCATGCATGGCAACCAGCCTCAACTGGCCTTTGTCATGGAAGAGCAATCCGGAAAGCTGAAGCTTTACACTATCAACAAACGCGAAACAAAAATGCCTGCGGCACGGGTTCTTCCATGGATCGGACCGCAGTATTCCGCTACCGCTACCCGGCAGGAAATGCTTGATCACATGGTCACTCATCAAGAAAAACGGGGTGAACTTCAAGCCGGGCTTGATACCATGGAAATATGGGAACTCTCTCAGGGGGAACTGGAAAAAGCTCCTCTGAGCTGGTTTGCCGGGCTGCTCTGGGAAGAGCCGGATGCCGACCAGATTTCCGCCCTTGGCCGAGCCATGATCGCTGCCAAGACTCATTTCAAATTTCAGCCGCCTGAATTTATAATCTACACTCAGGAAAAAGTTGACCTCCGTCTTCAGCAACAGGCAGAAGAAAAAGCCCATGAAGAAATCATGAATGCCGGGCAGGAGTTGTTTAAAAACATCTGGACTGCCCGCGAATCTGGAGGAAGAATCAGGCCGGACCGTATCCCGGCAATGTCCGATGAAATCGCAGAGGGTTTAAAATCTTTCCTCATGGACAGAATTTCCGGTCTGAATGAAGATAAATCCAATAAAATGTGGTCCGCCCTGCGCAAGGGACTTCCCGACCATCCTCATTTACCTCTTCTGCTGGCTCAAGGCTGGGGCATACTTCATCCGCACCACAACTATCTTCTGGACGAAGCAGAATACGTTTTCGATGACAGCTGGGCAGAACCGCACAGTGCAGAAATATCCCGGCTGGTCAAGGCCGTGGAAACAAAAGCAGGCGCTCCCTGCCCCCTGCCCATGCGCAGTATTGATTCCGCTACCACCAAAGACATTGACGATGCTTTCAATCTGAGGAAACGGGACGATGGCGGCTACACCCTGACCATAGCACTGGCCCGGCCCTGCATGGATTGGGATTTCGGTGCTGAACTGGATCAGGCAGTCATGAATCGCGGGACCAGCATATATCTGCCCGAAGGCACCAGCCACATGCTTCCTGAAGCTCTTGGAATTGGAGCATTCAGCCTTTTTGCCGGTGAAATTCGTCCGGCTTTGATTACGACCTTCGAGCTCGACGAACATGGAATCCTGCAGTCGGTCAATCCCCACAACGGATGGGTGAAAATTACTGACAACTCCACTTATCTCGCAGTGGAGCAGATGCTTGAGGAAGGCAGTGATGATGAAATGGCCCTTGCTTATGAGCTTTCTGAAAAACTTCTGCACGAACGCATTAAACACGGGGCTATCGTAATCCGCAGGCCTGAACCCGAACTTTCCCTTGAAGGTTGGCCGCAGCAGACCAAAGTCCTCATGTCTACCAAAGAGAAAACCACCCGTGCAGACCAAATCATCAGCGAGTTCATGATTCTTGCCAACTCCGGACTTGGCAAATTCGCCGGGGATAAAGATTTACCGCTGCTCTACCGTACGCAGGACATAGCCCTGCCTTCCGACCTAAGTGGAATAATCACCGAACCGCATGAAATTTACATTCGGGTGCGCCAGATGGTCCCTCCGCAGATGGAAACGACTCCCAAGAAACACGCCACACTGGCTGTAAACGGGTACAGTCCCATAACTTCACCCCTGCGCCGCTACGCGGATTTCATTAATATGGCCCAGCTTTGCCATTTTCTTGTGGAAGGTCAGCCCAAGTGGGATGCGGACGGATTGAAATCACTCGCAGAGACTCTGCAACTGCGTTTGCAATCGGTTATAAAAATCCAGCGATTCAGACCCCGCTACTGGAAACTGCTCTATCTGGCACAAAACAGAAAAGGCTGGCACCATGCTGTGGTTGTTGACGACAATGGTCCTTTGGCTACGCTGGCTATGCCCGAAATCCAAATAAATGTACGGGTTCCCCGCCCCATGCTTGGCGACAAATTATACCCGGGTCAGGACTTTCAGATCAGGTTTAACAAAATTGACCCGTTGACAAATGAGTTACGGGTTGTGGAAGCTATGGAAGAATAATTTTCGAGGAGAGGAGACGCTTATTTCCGGCTGTCATTCTGGCTGGAATTAGCATATATGTAATTTCAGTTTATTAAACGAAAAAGACTTAAAGGAGTTAGCGCATGCTCTGGATATTCTGGCTGGTTTTCGCCTATTTTCTGGGATCAATTCCCTTCGGACTTTTTATCGGCAAAATTTGCTGCAACCTCGACATACGCACAGAGGGCAGTAAAAGCACCGGCGCCACTAATGTTGCCCGCCTTTGTGGATTCAAGTACGGAGTAGCCGCACTGGTTCTGGATCTAGCCAAAGGATTTGTTCCGGTTCTCATGGCCTGCCAGTACAGCCACAACTGGATCTTTATTTCCCTTGTAGCCGCAGCAGCAGTTCTTGGGCATGTTTTCTCCATCTTTCTGGATATGAAAGGCGGCAAGGCTGTAGCCACTACCATCGGTATATTTCTGGCTCTCGCCCCGGTTGCAACTGTCTACTCAGTCATCTTACTGCTGGCTGTTATCGGCCTGTCCGGTTTCGTTTCCATGGGTTCGCTGACATTTGCAGTGGCTCTGCCCTTCTTTACGCTGATCACCGGATCCATCGGCATGGTTCCGCTGGCATGCTGCATGACCGTGCTTCTTTTCTGGACTCACCGGGACAACATAAGACGTCTGGCTAAAGGTGAAGAAAATTCCTGGAAGAAAAAGAAATAACACCTAAGAAGGAACCTTAAGGCTCCCTCTGACTGCAGATAAAACACTATCTGCAGCATTTTATACAAAAAAAAGGCTGAAACTAGCGTATGTCTATCTACGCACCGTTTCAGCCTTTTTCTTATTCCTTACACCAGACACTGTTCTCAACAGTCTGCCAATTCTGGATTTGTAAGCGATAAGAGAATTAATCCCTATACTTTTCCCTGACTTTCATTATCTTTTCAAGATTATCAAAGAAAACATCCACCAAGTCAGGGTCAAACATTTTTTCCTTATGTTTTTTCAAAAATTCCAGTGCCCGTTCAACTTCCCATGCCTCTTTGTAAACACGGTCGCTGCACAAGGCGTCAAATACATCCGTAAGACAGATTATACGCCCAGCGATGCTGATCTCTTCTCCCTTTAACCCTTGCGGATATCCTGATCCATCCCAGTATTCATGGTGTTCGTGAGCAATGGTAGCCGCCGCCTTAAGCAACTTGCGGTTACTTGCCCGCAGAATATTATATCCTATCTCGGTGTGGGTTCGCATGACTTTAAGTTCTTCGGCGGTCAGTTTTCCCGGCTTAAGCAGGATGGAATCCGGAATACCGATCTTACCGACATCATGCATGGGTGAAGCAAAGTACAATTCATCAACTTTAACAGGATCAAGCCCCAAGGCCATCCCTAGGATACGGGCGATTTCAGAAACGCGGATTACATGAAAGGCTGTCTCTTTGGACCGGAATTCCACAACTTCACCCAACATGCGGACAATCTCTTT encodes the following:
- a CDS encoding ribonuclease catalytic domain-containing protein, with the translated sequence MSLFKEGRYVAPGNIVEFMHGNQPQLAFVMEEQSGKLKLYTINKRETKMPAARVLPWIGPQYSATATRQEMLDHMVTHQEKRGELQAGLDTMEIWELSQGELEKAPLSWFAGLLWEEPDADQISALGRAMIAAKTHFKFQPPEFIIYTQEKVDLRLQQQAEEKAHEEIMNAGQELFKNIWTARESGGRIRPDRIPAMSDEIAEGLKSFLMDRISGLNEDKSNKMWSALRKGLPDHPHLPLLLAQGWGILHPHHNYLLDEAEYVFDDSWAEPHSAEISRLVKAVETKAGAPCPLPMRSIDSATTKDIDDAFNLRKRDDGGYTLTIALARPCMDWDFGAELDQAVMNRGTSIYLPEGTSHMLPEALGIGAFSLFAGEIRPALITTFELDEHGILQSVNPHNGWVKITDNSTYLAVEQMLEEGSDDEMALAYELSEKLLHERIKHGAIVIRRPEPELSLEGWPQQTKVLMSTKEKTTRADQIISEFMILANSGLGKFAGDKDLPLLYRTQDIALPSDLSGIITEPHEIYIRVRQMVPPQMETTPKKHATLAVNGYSPITSPLRRYADFINMAQLCHFLVEGQPKWDADGLKSLAETLQLRLQSVIKIQRFRPRYWKLLYLAQNRKGWHHAVVVDDNGPLATLAMPEIQINVRVPRPMLGDKLYPGQDFQIRFNKIDPLTNELRVVEAMEE
- the plsY gene encoding glycerol-3-phosphate 1-O-acyltransferase PlsY gives rise to the protein MLWIFWLVFAYFLGSIPFGLFIGKICCNLDIRTEGSKSTGATNVARLCGFKYGVAALVLDLAKGFVPVLMACQYSHNWIFISLVAAAAVLGHVFSIFLDMKGGKAVATTIGIFLALAPVATVYSVILLLAVIGLSGFVSMGSLTFAVALPFFTLITGSIGMVPLACCMTVLLFWTHRDNIRRLAKGEENSWKKKK